From one Peredibacter starrii genomic stretch:
- a CDS encoding multicopper oxidase family protein: protein MSQRTKIIRLASCMEIQMKSLLLFALLTLMTTSVNAKTVRYELTATKGKVNLSGKKDVRFALMLNGSIPAPTLEFTEGDEAEIVLKNEIKDDELSVHWHGILLDPYMDGVPYVNTPPIFPGESFTYKFKVRQHGTYWYHSHTNVQEQKGIYGAIVIHPKERRIKYDKDLVVVLSDWTDENPSQVLKNLKKDGEYYLFKKKTVRSYWGAYQAHSLNNFFYNEWTRMGGMDLSDVGYDAFLINGKKVQERPDFKPGEIVRVRIINAAASSYFYVALGDNPMHVISADGVDIRPTMANEFLIGMAETYDVLFKVPAGKSTELKASAQDGTGETSLWIGAGDKIPAPKKAGPDLYAKMYMGTAWETLKYTGSFTKPPMDMSAMDHSKMGHAPMDHSKMDHSTMDHTGHAGMNHHQKIIQTLTVNDIEAPASTKFPSSLPRHDVKLVLDGDMERYTWFINGKSISEDRTIEIKPNEVVRFTFVNNSMMHHPMHLHGHFFRVINQFKENSPLKHTLDVAPHSEKTIEFYSDEPGEWMLHCHNLYHLKTGMARVVKYSSFTPKPEIAAIQAHDPHLHDHVYYRGMLEAATNHAQAQLNVMNTRNEIELRTELRSDFGWKGEGDFFYKRWLNKYTNFIAGSTLVESEGAIVAGVGYMLPFLLQTHTLIDNQGRMRLDVERRFQWTQYIYSDAEFTFRQKQPSEFEISLMYQNNWAWSAGLMFTEHSAGVGAQYNF, encoded by the coding sequence TTGTCACAAAGAACGAAGATCATTCGTCTTGCATCTTGTATGGAAATTCAAATGAAGTCGCTTCTTTTATTCGCACTACTCACCCTCATGACTACTTCGGTCAATGCTAAGACCGTTCGCTATGAACTAACTGCGACAAAAGGTAAGGTCAACCTTAGTGGAAAGAAGGACGTTCGCTTTGCCTTGATGCTCAACGGAAGTATTCCCGCTCCTACACTCGAATTCACCGAAGGTGATGAAGCGGAAATCGTTCTTAAAAATGAAATCAAGGATGATGAACTTTCTGTCCATTGGCATGGTATTCTCCTAGATCCTTATATGGATGGTGTCCCCTATGTAAATACGCCACCGATTTTTCCTGGTGAAAGCTTCACTTACAAATTTAAAGTCAGACAGCATGGCACTTACTGGTATCACTCGCACACCAATGTTCAGGAACAGAAAGGTATCTATGGCGCCATTGTGATTCATCCAAAAGAGCGAAGAATCAAATATGATAAAGATCTCGTGGTGGTTTTAAGTGATTGGACGGATGAGAATCCCTCGCAGGTTTTGAAAAACTTAAAAAAAGATGGTGAGTATTATCTCTTCAAGAAGAAAACTGTTCGCTCCTATTGGGGCGCTTATCAAGCTCATTCCTTAAATAACTTTTTCTACAATGAATGGACCAGAATGGGTGGCATGGATCTCTCTGACGTGGGATATGATGCCTTTTTAATCAACGGCAAGAAAGTTCAAGAGCGACCGGATTTCAAACCAGGTGAAATAGTAAGAGTAAGAATCATCAACGCTGCTGCCTCGTCCTACTTCTATGTTGCTTTAGGCGATAATCCCATGCATGTCATCTCGGCCGATGGAGTAGACATAAGACCAACCATGGCAAATGAGTTCTTGATTGGGATGGCGGAGACTTATGATGTTCTTTTCAAAGTACCTGCTGGGAAAAGTACGGAACTGAAAGCAAGTGCTCAAGACGGAACTGGTGAAACCTCTCTTTGGATTGGTGCCGGAGACAAAATTCCCGCCCCAAAAAAAGCAGGTCCGGATCTTTACGCGAAAATGTATATGGGTACAGCATGGGAAACTCTCAAGTACACTGGATCATTTACTAAGCCACCGATGGACATGAGTGCTATGGATCATTCGAAAATGGGCCACGCGCCGATGGATCATTCAAAGATGGACCATTCAACGATGGATCACACAGGACACGCTGGAATGAATCATCATCAAAAAATCATTCAGACTCTAACCGTAAATGATATCGAAGCACCAGCTTCAACTAAGTTCCCCTCATCTCTCCCTCGTCACGATGTAAAACTCGTCTTAGACGGAGACATGGAACGCTACACCTGGTTCATCAATGGAAAATCCATAAGTGAGGATCGAACCATTGAAATCAAACCCAATGAGGTGGTTCGCTTTACCTTCGTGAACAACTCAATGATGCATCATCCGATGCACCTTCATGGACACTTCTTTCGAGTGATTAATCAGTTTAAAGAAAACTCTCCTTTGAAGCACACCCTTGATGTTGCTCCTCATTCAGAAAAGACCATTGAGTTCTATAGTGACGAGCCGGGTGAATGGATGCTCCACTGCCACAACCTCTATCACTTAAAAACAGGTATGGCCCGAGTAGTGAAGTATTCTTCCTTCACGCCTAAACCTGAAATTGCCGCGATCCAGGCCCATGACCCACATCTGCACGATCATGTCTACTATCGAGGGATGCTAGAAGCGGCCACCAATCATGCTCAGGCGCAACTCAATGTGATGAACACTCGAAACGAAATTGAACTCAGAACCGAGTTAAGAAGTGACTTCGGTTGGAAAGGTGAAGGAGACTTCTTCTATAAAAGATGGCTCAACAAGTACACGAACTTCATTGCCGGTAGTACTTTAGTTGAAAGCGAAGGAGCGATTGTTGCAGGTGTGGGTTACATGCTCCCGTTCTTACTTCAGACTCATACACTTATTGATAATCAGGGAAGAATGAGACTCGACGTTGAACGAAGATTTCAATGGACCCAGTATATTTATTCCGATGCTGAATTTACTTTCAGACAAAAACAGCCATCGGAATTTGAAATTTCTTTGATGTATCAGAACAATTGGGCGTGGTCAGCGGGATTAATGTTCACAGAACATAGTGCGGGTGTGGGAGCACAGTATAACTTTTAG
- a CDS encoding serine/threonine protein kinase yields MSQNQGIWGAETKHFHLLTPDHVMEAAELWGKRLSGRVMALNSLENRVYDVELASSFDFGKGFSPTNIILKFYRPGRWTKEQILEEHRFLTTLTEFEVPVVAPIEFNDNTLHLHTETNLWFALFPKVQGRLKDELIKDEIDQAGRLIGRIHNIGSMGTFAHRLALNPHTFIDINREALAQTQPVEHVSFQHYLKLLEQLSPMLAPMFTHLTIQRLHGDFHRGNIVWTSAGPMAVDFDDCLSGPVEQDLWLLFPGKDSYSLEDRDRFISAYKEMTRKDHVNLGLTEALRTMRMVHFNAWIAKRWDDHSFKRVFPQFTSANYWDQELIDLRVQMGLIQDRLGMGFE; encoded by the coding sequence ATGAGTCAAAATCAAGGGATCTGGGGAGCAGAGACCAAACACTTTCATCTCCTCACTCCGGATCACGTTATGGAAGCGGCCGAGCTTTGGGGGAAACGTCTCTCAGGGCGAGTCATGGCCCTCAATAGTTTAGAGAACCGCGTTTATGATGTGGAACTCGCTTCTAGTTTTGATTTTGGTAAGGGCTTCAGCCCGACAAATATCATTCTTAAATTTTATCGACCTGGTCGTTGGACCAAAGAACAGATTCTGGAGGAGCACCGCTTTCTAACGACTCTGACAGAATTTGAAGTACCAGTGGTGGCGCCGATTGAGTTTAACGACAATACCCTTCACCTTCATACGGAAACGAACCTTTGGTTCGCGCTCTTTCCCAAGGTGCAAGGCCGCTTAAAAGATGAACTCATTAAAGATGAGATCGATCAAGCAGGTCGCTTGATTGGGCGAATTCATAATATTGGTTCGATGGGAACTTTTGCTCATCGTCTGGCACTTAATCCTCACACTTTTATTGATATTAACCGTGAGGCCCTGGCCCAAACTCAACCCGTTGAGCACGTGAGTTTTCAGCATTACTTAAAACTTCTAGAACAGCTCTCTCCGATGCTGGCTCCTATGTTTACACATCTCACAATTCAAAGACTTCACGGTGATTTTCACCGAGGCAATATCGTATGGACTTCCGCTGGACCTATGGCGGTGGATTTCGATGACTGCCTAAGTGGACCGGTGGAACAAGATTTGTGGTTACTGTTTCCTGGGAAGGATAGCTACAGCTTGGAAGACCGTGATCGTTTTATTTCTGCTTATAAAGAGATGACGAGAAAAGATCATGTAAACCTGGGTCTTACTGAGGCCCTACGTACCATGCGTATGGTTCACTTCAACGCCTGGATTGCTAAGCGCTGGGACGATCATTCTTTCAAACGTGTATTCCCTCAATTTACAAGTGCCAATTACTGGGACCAAGAGCTCATCGACCTTAGAGTTCAGATGGGTCTCATTCAAGACCGCCTTGGCATGGGCTTTGAATAA
- a CDS encoding alkaline phosphatase D family protein, with protein MKYIVLLLLLVASCAQLPKQHSDKYSILQGVTNSKEVEFSVLADTENLRFELRDPEGEIIQPDETKIVTRSFSKWMVHKIVFVRDAQKDYNLYVYEGEKIVDQRLVGRGQKEQTRLRIAVASCMSDHFKKDFKIWDTLASKNPEYLLMIGDNVYSDITDKSLVQAVDPELLWKRYVDTRLALPIYFQKKLIPVHATWDDHDYGINDGNSKWGYKKEAKEIFDAFFAQDMSDDDYYKGHGVGGMLSLGDFNLYFLDGRTFRSDIKEGTHLGLDQTAWLISKLREESSPSFIIKGDQFFGGYHKFESFEGSHPNDFQQFVDELKKINTPFIFLSGDRHMSEIMQFPRGMFGKPSFEITSSPIHSKVYPDRLDQNPWRVVSENAHQNFTIIDNLAQNDHWFLEIENFGVNGEPYYRREVAVFIKDLQNNLNEARKRRVGKRRYKKIRVKRSKRR; from the coding sequence GTGAAATATATCGTCCTCCTATTGCTCCTGGTAGCAAGCTGTGCCCAGCTACCTAAACAACACTCTGACAAATACTCTATCCTTCAAGGTGTAACGAACTCAAAAGAAGTTGAATTCAGTGTTCTTGCCGACACGGAAAATCTTCGTTTCGAATTAAGGGATCCTGAGGGAGAAATCATTCAGCCGGATGAAACCAAAATTGTGACCAGATCCTTTTCTAAATGGATGGTGCACAAGATCGTTTTCGTTCGCGATGCTCAAAAAGACTATAACCTTTATGTCTATGAAGGCGAAAAGATCGTTGATCAGCGCCTGGTTGGTCGCGGCCAAAAAGAACAAACTCGCCTCCGTATCGCCGTTGCTTCTTGCATGAGCGATCACTTCAAAAAAGACTTTAAGATCTGGGACACGCTAGCGAGTAAGAATCCGGAATATCTTCTTATGATTGGTGATAACGTCTACTCGGACATCACTGACAAATCTTTGGTTCAAGCTGTTGATCCGGAACTTCTATGGAAGCGATATGTAGACACTCGTTTAGCACTTCCCATTTATTTCCAGAAGAAACTCATCCCGGTTCATGCCACATGGGACGATCACGACTACGGTATCAACGACGGAAACTCTAAATGGGGTTATAAGAAAGAAGCGAAAGAAATTTTCGACGCTTTCTTCGCTCAGGATATGAGTGATGATGATTATTACAAAGGTCACGGTGTGGGTGGTATGCTTTCACTCGGTGACTTTAACTTATACTTTTTGGATGGAAGAACTTTTCGTTCTGACATCAAAGAAGGAACTCACCTAGGATTAGATCAGACCGCTTGGCTTATCTCTAAGCTTCGTGAAGAAAGTTCTCCGAGCTTTATCATCAAGGGTGATCAGTTTTTTGGTGGCTACCATAAATTCGAATCATTTGAAGGCAGTCACCCAAATGACTTCCAGCAATTTGTGGACGAGTTAAAGAAGATCAATACTCCGTTTATCTTTCTTTCCGGTGACCGTCACATGAGTGAAATTATGCAATTTCCTCGTGGCATGTTCGGCAAGCCAAGCTTTGAAATTACTTCAAGCCCCATTCACTCAAAGGTGTATCCGGACCGCCTTGATCAGAATCCATGGCGTGTGGTTTCAGAGAACGCGCACCAGAACTTTACGATCATCGATAACCTCGCACAAAATGATCACTGGTTCCTTGAGATCGAGAACTTTGGTGTGAATGGAGAACCATACTATCGCCGTGAAGTGGCGGTATTCATCAAAGATCTACAGAACAATCTCAATGAAGCGAGAAAACGTCGTGTAGGTAAACGCCGTTACAAAAAAATTCGCGTAAAAAGATCTAAACGTCGTTAG
- a CDS encoding Maf family protein — protein sequence MGKNQSLEQPFRLILASTSKYRGELLSQLGWEFDAVAPGVDEEKIKKKGMTPRELALELSKLKAQAVSCKYPHACVIGSDQVCTLGNHIFDKPGTTDAAMEQLSFMQGKSHQLITAVTVLHPDGMEVILNETTLHMRKLTLPQIHAYVQADKPLDCAGSYKLESRGIKLFEKIEMSDHTAIIGLPLIELTNTLLKLGYSL from the coding sequence ATGGGAAAAAATCAATCATTAGAACAACCGTTTCGTTTGATCCTTGCTTCCACTTCTAAATATCGTGGCGAGCTCCTCTCTCAGCTTGGTTGGGAGTTTGATGCTGTCGCTCCAGGTGTGGACGAAGAAAAAATTAAAAAGAAAGGCATGACTCCGAGAGAGCTTGCTCTTGAGCTTTCAAAATTAAAAGCACAGGCGGTCTCATGTAAATATCCGCACGCCTGTGTGATTGGCTCTGACCAGGTTTGTACTTTAGGAAATCATATCTTTGATAAACCAGGCACAACTGATGCGGCGATGGAACAATTGTCCTTCATGCAAGGGAAGTCTCATCAATTGATCACGGCCGTGACTGTTCTTCATCCGGACGGGATGGAAGTCATCCTGAACGAAACAACTCTTCATATGCGTAAGCTCACTCTGCCTCAGATTCATGCTTACGTTCAGGCCGATAAACCGCTGGACTGTGCCGGCAGTTATAAACTTGAATCCCGTGGAATTAAACTTTTCGAAAAAATTGAAATGTCTGACCACACGGCCATCATTGGTCTACCTCTGATTGAACTCACTAACACTCTATTGAAATTGGGATACTCGCTGTGA
- a CDS encoding ROK family protein encodes MKNEHVAFGIDIGGTNTKIGLFDKSGNLLLSHTLPTDKTVSPEQFIEHLAQESQRLLSVDLKIELGDSRILGLGAGAPVANYYTGRIEHAPNLGWTNVALRDLFQQKFKCLAVIENDANLAAIGENRWGAGKDLKDFILITLGTGVGTGLILDGKLYRGNNALGAEGGHIIIPNDKKRLCSCGGMNHLESFLSAKGIKQTIQELTGEEWKIEKLGTLFREKDLKATTIINTIAEELATGLVSIGVLFGPQAFVIGGGVSKLGDSFNQVVKKKMDELIHFSLKGKINIVTASLSSEKGAIYGGAAHIFDEVLK; translated from the coding sequence ATGAAGAATGAACACGTTGCCTTTGGAATTGATATCGGCGGAACAAATACCAAGATTGGTTTGTTCGATAAGTCAGGAAATCTCCTCCTGTCTCATACCCTCCCTACTGATAAAACAGTGTCGCCGGAACAATTTATTGAGCATTTAGCTCAAGAATCTCAGCGCCTCTTATCAGTCGATCTGAAAATCGAATTGGGTGATTCTCGTATTTTGGGACTTGGGGCAGGTGCTCCTGTGGCCAATTATTATACTGGTCGGATTGAACACGCCCCTAACCTTGGTTGGACTAATGTCGCACTAAGAGACTTATTCCAGCAAAAGTTTAAGTGTCTGGCGGTGATTGAAAACGACGCCAACCTTGCTGCCATTGGTGAAAACCGTTGGGGTGCAGGTAAAGACCTAAAAGATTTTATTCTTATTACTCTAGGTACTGGTGTCGGTACCGGACTAATCTTAGATGGAAAACTTTACCGTGGCAACAATGCCCTCGGCGCTGAGGGTGGTCACATTATCATTCCTAATGACAAAAAACGTCTGTGTTCTTGTGGTGGAATGAATCACCTGGAAAGTTTCCTATCCGCCAAAGGCATCAAGCAGACCATTCAGGAACTCACGGGTGAAGAATGGAAAATTGAAAAACTTGGAACACTCTTTAGAGAAAAAGATCTAAAAGCAACTACCATCATCAATACTATTGCTGAAGAGCTGGCAACAGGTCTGGTAAGTATTGGTGTTCTATTTGGGCCACAGGCCTTTGTTATCGGTGGAGGCGTTTCCAAGCTTGGTGACAGCTTCAACCAAGTGGTGAAGAAAAAAATGGACGAACTTATTCACTTCTCTCTCAAGGGAAAAATTAACATCGTCACCGCCAGTCTTTCATCGGAAAAGGGCGCCATTTACGGTGGTGCCGCTCATATTTTTGATGAGGTGCTGAAGTAA
- a CDS encoding gamma carbonic anhydrase family protein — translation MLSRYFDYYPTLGERVYYSDGAKIIGRAELGDHVNIWFNTVVRADVNFIKIGKNTNIQDLCMLHVTEINSLTIGENTSLGHSVILHGCKIGNGCLIGMGAIILDGAEIGDNCLVAAGSLVTPGKKFPAGSMIKGRPAVVERPLSAEEIERVSNHYKAYVVYKDQYLRMGETHGTDQEKPHNKG, via the coding sequence ATGCTTTCTCGATATTTTGATTATTATCCGACTCTTGGCGAGCGCGTTTATTATTCAGATGGAGCCAAGATTATCGGCCGCGCTGAATTAGGCGACCACGTTAACATCTGGTTTAACACTGTTGTTCGTGCGGACGTAAATTTCATTAAGATCGGTAAGAACACCAACATTCAGGATCTTTGTATGCTGCATGTGACAGAAATAAATTCTCTCACAATCGGCGAAAACACTTCTCTCGGTCATAGCGTGATTCTTCATGGCTGTAAGATCGGAAATGGTTGTCTGATTGGTATGGGGGCCATTATCCTAGATGGAGCAGAGATTGGAGACAATTGTCTCGTCGCCGCTGGTTCTCTTGTTACTCCAGGTAAGAAATTTCCGGCCGGGAGTATGATCAAAGGAAGGCCCGCTGTTGTTGAAAGACCATTGTCCGCTGAAGAAATTGAGCGCGTGTCCAATCACTATAAAGCGTATGTGGTTTATAAGGACCAATACCTAAGGATGGGTGAGACACATGGAACTGATCAAGAAAAGCCTCACAACAAGGGTTAA
- a CDS encoding YihY/virulence factor BrkB family protein gives MELIKKSLTTRVKNLATKVTEDNLFLLSSSISYYSALAIAPFMLILLGVASMLGVGVQEKLVTMASEFSPQVGKMIQMIFANVNEGVNVGSISGIIGVIVLLSTASLVFLQLRYAMDVIYGKYNPHAKRTLMDTVKEKLFAMFFVLMTGIFFIVAASLPGIVNWVLPAGSEDYFFFRSLAIGINIIVYIAMFWGIHFFTPSKRPPSMEALKMGILSSVFFLLGNMVLASYLKGVASNSIYGAAGSLLVFLTWTYYTSFTLFLSVEVFLYLKKIGKIR, from the coding sequence ATGGAACTGATCAAGAAAAGCCTCACAACAAGGGTTAAAAACCTAGCAACTAAAGTTACCGAAGATAACCTCTTCCTTCTTTCTTCTTCGATTTCATATTATTCGGCCCTGGCCATTGCTCCCTTCATGCTGATTCTTTTAGGAGTGGCATCAATGCTGGGAGTGGGTGTACAGGAAAAACTCGTCACCATGGCAAGTGAATTTTCTCCTCAGGTAGGGAAGATGATTCAAATGATCTTCGCTAACGTCAACGAGGGCGTGAATGTGGGATCAATATCAGGAATCATCGGGGTCATCGTCCTTCTTTCGACTGCCTCGCTGGTTTTCTTGCAGCTTCGCTACGCCATGGACGTGATCTACGGAAAATATAATCCTCATGCCAAACGCACTCTCATGGATACGGTGAAAGAAAAACTCTTTGCCATGTTCTTCGTGCTTATGACGGGAATCTTCTTCATTGTCGCGGCCTCTTTACCAGGAATTGTGAACTGGGTATTACCGGCCGGAAGTGAAGACTATTTCTTCTTCAGATCTCTAGCGATTGGAATCAATATCATCGTCTACATTGCTATGTTCTGGGGCATTCACTTTTTCACACCTAGTAAAAGACCCCCTTCGATGGAAGCGCTTAAGATGGGAATCCTGTCTTCGGTGTTTTTTCTTTTGGGGAATATGGTGCTTGCGAGTTATTTGAAAGGGGTGGCCTCGAATTCCATTTATGGAGCGGCCGGATCACTTCTTGTATTCCTCACCTGGACCTATTACACCTCCTTCACTTTGTTCTTAAGTGTTGAAGTCTTCTTGTATCTAAAAAAGATAGGGAAAATCAGATGA
- a CDS encoding HNH endonuclease, translating into MRLNHVANKILLSDTKKLAGVEREALVKLLHHLREIDKRKLYCDLKYSSLFAYCVHELGYSEGAAHRRIVASRALAEMPEIEKKIEEGSLNLTTISLVNQFIDDPIQKRDVLKEVENLTKTECEQKLFEITGKEERAKDKKKRISKDKVQVAFVLTDETMNLVDQLKNLLGKEMEMDQLVQFMAKKAIEAVEKTKFKQTKSETSLSPAKVGRAIPASVKRTVYARDKKCTNCGTTHNLNYDHIIPYSMGGPATVQNVRLLCFECNQRARFRMGLEKSPPRRVGK; encoded by the coding sequence ATGAGACTAAATCATGTTGCAAATAAAATTTTACTGAGTGATACAAAAAAGTTGGCAGGGGTCGAGCGAGAAGCATTGGTTAAACTTCTTCATCACTTAAGAGAAATTGATAAGAGGAAACTTTATTGTGACCTCAAATATTCATCTTTGTTTGCTTATTGTGTACATGAATTAGGTTATTCCGAAGGCGCTGCCCATAGGCGAATTGTTGCCTCTCGTGCCCTGGCAGAAATGCCAGAAATTGAGAAGAAAATCGAAGAAGGAAGTCTGAATCTCACAACAATTTCATTAGTGAATCAATTCATTGATGATCCCATTCAAAAGCGTGACGTGTTAAAGGAAGTGGAAAACTTAACTAAGACAGAGTGTGAGCAGAAATTATTTGAAATCACGGGCAAAGAAGAGAGGGCCAAGGATAAAAAAAAGCGCATTTCAAAAGATAAGGTTCAAGTTGCCTTTGTTTTGACAGATGAGACGATGAATCTGGTGGATCAGTTAAAAAATCTTTTGGGCAAAGAAATGGAGATGGATCAGCTGGTCCAGTTCATGGCAAAGAAGGCGATTGAAGCGGTGGAAAAAACGAAGTTCAAACAGACGAAATCCGAAACTTCACTTTCGCCAGCGAAAGTAGGAAGAGCAATTCCCGCTTCGGTGAAACGCACTGTCTATGCCCGAGATAAGAAATGCACCAATTGTGGAACGACTCATAACTTAAATTATGATCACATCATTCCATATTCAATGGGGGGACCGGCAACGGTACAGAATGTAAGGCTACTTTGTTTTGAATGTAATCAGCGAGCGAGGTTTAGAATGGGATTGGAAAAATCCCCACCCCGAAGGGTGGGGAAATAG
- the speA gene encoding biosynthetic arginine decarboxylase, whose amino-acid sequence MKTSSQQPTRFHNLDASKEWTTADADEIYQISRWGENYFSVNNKGDLCVNPTQTNNGPVINMMEIVEEMKNKGISFPAVIRFHDILRSQVANLNKTFRSLIEEAKFTGSYYGVYPIKVNQMREVVEEIVDAGAPFNYGLEAGSKPELLAALAMNSNQNSLTVINGYKDLDLLRLALLGNQLGRKVIVVVEKYSELTDLMKLSQEIGVEPMIGLRAKIATKSSGKWASSGGDYAKFGLTITEILQAVKYMKSIGKEHCLKLFHFHIGSQIPDLRTIKDSISEGARIYAKLYKEGAKLEYFDVGGGVGVNYDGTRSNSPSSINYTTRDYVADVVYILKQVCDLEDVPHPNIVSESGRAITAHHSCVITNVFGALEIGAADNFNTDKAIHENILVTNMRDLSTDLNAKNYQDVYNDATKLKEESISAFKFGILSLDERAKLETLYWRICKKITQFASLDEYASDEILALKSQMASQYMCNFSIFQSAPDTWAIGQILPVLPIHKLNEKPTELATLVDITCDSDGKVDTFLSPDGPTNTLPMHKLNGDDYYIGLFMTGAYQDIMGDNHNCFGRLNEVHIFADDDDPTDFYIEEVIMGNKASQVLSTLQYNPETMAQTVKASIDTQVKRGKIRPREGVDLTDFYESCLKSYTYLKK is encoded by the coding sequence GTGAAAACTTCTTCACAACAACCTACTCGCTTTCACAACTTAGACGCGAGCAAAGAATGGACCACGGCCGATGCTGACGAGATCTATCAAATCAGTCGCTGGGGCGAAAATTACTTTTCTGTAAACAACAAGGGTGACCTTTGTGTGAATCCAACTCAGACCAACAATGGTCCAGTGATTAACATGATGGAAATCGTGGAAGAGATGAAGAACAAGGGGATCTCATTCCCAGCGGTAATTCGTTTCCATGACATTCTTCGTTCACAGGTTGCTAACCTCAATAAAACTTTCCGTTCGCTAATTGAAGAGGCCAAGTTCACTGGCTCTTACTATGGCGTATACCCAATTAAAGTAAACCAAATGCGTGAAGTGGTTGAAGAGATCGTCGATGCCGGCGCTCCATTCAACTATGGTCTTGAGGCCGGTTCTAAACCGGAGCTACTAGCTGCTCTTGCTATGAACTCAAACCAAAACTCACTTACAGTAATCAACGGTTATAAAGACCTTGATTTACTACGTCTTGCCCTACTTGGTAACCAACTAGGACGCAAAGTAATCGTAGTAGTAGAAAAATACTCTGAGCTTACTGACCTTATGAAGCTTTCTCAAGAAATCGGTGTTGAACCGATGATCGGTCTTCGTGCGAAGATCGCGACGAAGTCTTCAGGTAAATGGGCAAGCTCTGGTGGTGACTATGCTAAATTTGGTCTAACGATCACAGAGATTCTCCAAGCTGTTAAGTATATGAAGTCGATTGGCAAAGAGCACTGCTTGAAGCTTTTCCACTTCCACATCGGTTCACAGATTCCAGATCTACGTACAATCAAAGATTCAATCTCTGAAGGTGCTCGTATCTACGCCAAGCTTTATAAAGAGGGCGCTAAACTTGAGTACTTCGACGTAGGTGGTGGCGTAGGTGTTAACTACGACGGAACTCGTTCTAACTCTCCTTCTTCAATTAACTACACAACTCGTGACTACGTTGCTGACGTTGTTTATATCTTGAAGCAAGTTTGTGACCTTGAAGACGTACCACATCCGAACATCGTTTCAGAGTCGGGCCGTGCCATCACTGCTCACCACTCATGTGTGATCACAAACGTTTTCGGTGCTCTTGAAATTGGTGCGGCTGATAACTTCAACACAGATAAAGCGATCCACGAGAACATCCTTGTGACGAACATGAGAGATCTTTCAACTGATCTCAATGCCAAAAACTACCAGGACGTCTATAACGATGCTACGAAACTGAAAGAAGAATCTATTTCTGCTTTCAAGTTCGGCATCCTTTCTCTTGATGAAAGAGCGAAGCTTGAAACGCTTTACTGGAGAATCTGTAAGAAGATCACTCAGTTCGCGTCTCTTGATGAGTACGCTTCTGATGAGATTCTAGCTCTTAAGAGCCAGATGGCCTCTCAGTACATGTGTAACTTCTCTATCTTCCAGTCTGCTCCGGATACTTGGGCCATTGGCCAGATCCTTCCGGTTCTTCCCATTCACAAGCTGAATGAGAAGCCGACTGAACTAGCAACACTGGTTGATATTACTTGTGACTCTGACGGTAAAGTGGACACGTTCCTTTCACCAGATGGCCCAACAAATACACTTCCAATGCACAAGCTTAACGGCGACGATTACTACATTGGCCTATTCATGACTGGTGCTTACCAGGACATCATGGGTGATAACCATAACTGTTTCGGTCGTCTGAACGAAGTGCACATTTTCGCGGATGATGATGATCCAACAGACTTCTACATTGAAGAAGTGATCATGGGTAACAAGGCCTCTCAGGTTCTTTCTACACTTCAGTACAACCCTGAGACAATGGCCCAAACAGTGAAAGCTTCAATTGATACTCAAGTGAAGCGCGGTAAGATTCGTCCTCGTGAAGGTGTGGATCTGACTGACTTTTATGAAAGCTGCTTGAAGAGCTACACTTACCTAAAAAAATAG
- a CDS encoding Crp/Fnr family transcriptional regulator has translation MQVYNLEFGPHELVAREGDPSTDLYYLKSGRLLICTVHGTEVKAIARIEAGVFIGELSFFDGKHRASHIVTLEKSTLVQIPKHELSNHLPFWFLEVGKGLTKKIRRLDEIINTSNLRKIGSEDQKPLTIEEQRKLYSVITHQHT, from the coding sequence ATGCAAGTTTATAATCTGGAATTTGGTCCTCATGAACTGGTTGCCCGCGAAGGTGATCCTTCCACTGACCTCTATTACCTCAAATCTGGTCGTCTCCTGATCTGCACCGTTCATGGAACTGAGGTCAAGGCCATCGCGCGCATCGAGGCCGGAGTTTTCATCGGAGAGCTCTCATTTTTTGATGGCAAACACCGCGCAAGCCACATCGTGACTCTCGAGAAAAGCACTCTGGTGCAAATCCCTAAACATGAACTCTCTAACCACCTCCCATTTTGGTTCCTGGAAGTGGGCAAAGGTTTAACCAAAAAAATCCGTCGTCTCGACGAAATTATCAATACCAGTAACCTCCGCAAAATTGGTTCTGAGGATCAAAAACCTCTGACCATCGAAGAACAACGCAAGCTCTACTCCGTCATAACTCATCAACATACTTAG